In Plasmodium vivax chromosome 14, whole genome shotgun sequence, the genomic window CTGGGTCAGGCACGCCGGCCTCGacccctcctccttctggCTTATCACTCGGCTCCACCGAGGCGACCGCCGCTTGGACCGCTTGGACCGCTTGCACATCTGGCGGTTCTGCTTCTCGCACCGCGTCCACGTTCTCCCCGTCCGGGGGAAGCTCCGCCGGCGCCGCAGAGCTGGGACCGCCCTGAGGCGCACTTGCGCcggtttcccttttcttgctcttaaaattaaaggtaTCAAAGTTAAGCATATTTTcaaggtaaaataaaatgcgcTTCTGTACACATGCATATTTGCTCAAACAGAAAATGTAATTGTCCCTATTGAGCTGAGGGTTTATCAAATCGTCAAACTGAAAGAGCGCTTTGTTGTAACTTGCCTGCTCACTGCTGTGAACCGAATTGgcactttcatttttattgttCGCATCTGCATTGCTTATAAGTTTGGATTCATTCAGGGCACTCTCCACCTTATCGTTTGAAAGACTCATCAGAGCGTATGGTGAGTCATCTTCATAGGGCTTTGATTTCCCATTAGATGCATCATTCGTATTCGCGTGGTACTTTCCCCACAGGGAGCTACTCCCTATTAACTCTGCGTCCTCTTTGCTGCACATGAAATTAGAAAATCTGCTCTCTTCCGTTTGGTTGTTACAGTTTGAGGGGTAGTCCAGGTAGTTATGGCTTCCTTCCGCAGATGCGCCCGTGGTAACGTTCGCATACCTGTGCGAGGCGGCTGACTCGTCTTCCACTggttggggggaaaaggcgTTGACGGGGTCGCACGAGGTGCTCGCCACGGCATTGGCGGTATTAGCGGCATCGGCAGCATCGGCAGCATCGGCAGCATTTTGGGggtctttctttcttttcctcttttttttctcccttttcatttcttcgtACTTCTCGAAGAGGATGCCTCCGTCGCCGAATGCAGAGGTGGCAATCCCCGCGGTGGAAGTGTCCACAGTGCCCACAGTGCCAATCTCTGCGGTGCCAATCTCTGCAGCGGCCACCCCCGCGCCGTCCCCCCCCGGCTGCTGCTCCCCATTTCGCTGGTTGCTAAAAAAGTTCGAgtccaaatttttaatgtCGCCGCTTTTGATGCCCAGCTTGATGGGAATATGCTTCTGCCTTCCGGAGATGTAGTTGCACAAGTCCtcttcgtaatttttttttaaatttagagAGGCCTCCACGAAATCGTTAAAGGTGTACGACAAATCGCAGCAGTTAATATCTTCGCTATTCAACTCGTTTACGAACTTTCGGTCGACCCATATTCggttgcttctccctcttctctTAACGAGcaccacatttttgtattcacttttatttattttgagcACGTTCATTTGCTCGCAGAGCCCTTGGCTCTTTGCCcgtttgtttattttcctGCTGACGAGGGAGTCGTTGTGGATGTGCGCGCGGTGCGAGTGGTGAGAGTGGTGAGAACGGTAAGCGTGGTGCGAGTGGTACGCGTGGTGAGAGTGATGCAAGTGATGCGAGTGATGACTCTTCGCGTGATGGCGGCTCTTGTGATGGCCGCTCTCATGGTGGCCACTCTCATGATGACCGCCCCCATGATGACTGCCCCCATGATGACCGCCCCCATGATGACTGCCCCCATGATGACCGCCCCCATGATGACTGCCCCCATGATGGCCGCTATCCTGATGACTGCCCCCATGATGACCGCTATCCTGATGACCGCCATCTTGATGGCCGCCGTACAAGCTCTTGTAGTACTTGTCCTTCTTAAGCTTTTTGTAAATCTTCTCCATCTTGTAATCCTTAAAGTAGTTCCACATGGGGCAGACGTACGTCTTGtcctttatttcgtttttcctctGATCGAAGAGGATGGAGTTCAGCTGCAGTAGGAGTAGCTTCTTCTCATCCCTCTGCTTCATTTTGCGTAATATTCGATCGAGTCGCCTAAAATCTTCTATAAGTTCCTGCATCTTCAAAATAATTTCgctgttcttcttcttgtgcTTCCTCAgagtcattttttctttcaccctTGATCTGAACACTGAATAGTGTGGCAAAATATTTTGGGAGTTGTTCCAAAACATTCGGAGCAGTGGCCTTCCCAGTCTTTTCCTCTTACTCTTCCAGTACGTATGGATATCCTTAACAACGTTACTCTTGAGAGTGATTTTCAAATCAGCTGCTGCTTTTATGGCATCcttcaaatttatttcttctttattttctgaGTAGCCTGTCAACTTTTCAAACTTATCGATTAACTTGCAGAAGTCTTCATCATTCACTTGGATGTTTATGTACGCATTAAGACTTTGTAGAAAGAGTTCATCCTCCTTTAACAAATCGTAGTGGATAATGGACCCATCTGTTAACTTAATTCCTGTCACTTGGTCTTTGTAAAGTTCGTACCTGATGTAGTGAGGGGGCTtctcaaatatttttaatttacttgTATACGTTTCATCATCTTCGCATATTTTAAATCTTGgaattacaatatttttttttttttttttttccgttttttgtTCGCTACTTTCCAGTTGTGCTTTCAATTCGttcacttcttcctccgtcggattttcctttttgatcaACTTCTTGATGTCTTCGTTGGACTTCACGATCAGCAGCTTCTTGTTCAGCAGGATGGGTTTGTTCTTCGCGGGTTTGCCTGGTTGGCTCCCCGCCGTTCCCTTCGTCATTGGTGCACACGCAGAGGGGTTGCGCAATTTGCGGCCGCTTCGTATAATGAGaagttttcttcttcacgctgctggggggggcgtcctccccccttcgctGGCTCGTCCAATTCGCGAAAGCGCTTGCCTGTCTATATTCTATGCAGTGCCTCCACTACTATTCTTTTGCGCACTTCCCAATTTGCTCTCCCCCTTCTACACACCGATGAGCAACCCCACAGGGAGGTGAACAAATTCGTTCAGACTTTTCAAAAATGGTtgcaatgtttttttttacaaacggGAAGGGGATTCCCATGTGTTGCTTCGTACTATCCTTGCTGCCACGCCGCTTGATCAAGCAGCCCTATTCTTTGCGCATGCACAGGATGAGGGTTGCTTCGGGGCAGGGCCCACGTGGTGGCATTGGCTTTGCGGCGCCCCCTTCCTCTCTCAACCGGTTCCGCGTTGCAGCGGCGTAGCGATATGGCGGTTGCTTACTCGGTCAGGCGGCCAATCCGTAAATCGGCTAGCAGCCAATCTGCCAAACCGCCTACCCACCACGTGTCTGTGTCTTCTCGCCCGCGCCGCCTTATCAAATGACCGGGAGTCCCCTTTAGGTGGGTCACTTTCCTCTTTTCAGAAATCAAACAAAATGGGTTGCGCAGGCATTCGCGCGGGGGGCGTGAAATCAAAAAGGTTCACTCTTAATGagtgttttatttatttatttatttatttatttatttatttatttatttatttttttttttttttttttttttttttcctcttcatgttCCTCCATATGGCCTACATCGCAGCACGGCGACATTAGCCCACGCGGATGAGATGAACGAGgccttaaaaaattgcttatACGATGCTGTACgttgtatgcatgtatgtatgcacatgctGGGCGCGGCTTCCATTTCGGCCTGAGGTGGTTTGGTTTGCCTTTCTCCGCCCATGCGTGTATACATTATATACGCGCTGCATACGCAGTAGGGCAGGGCAAAAAAGCGCGAAAAAGCAACTTTCACAATTCCTCCATCGTTCTGTTCATCAGGTTgctttatgttaattttgtgGCATGTTCTCGTTGAGCAAATGTTACTCAAGGTGAGGTGCCCCACTCGGCAACTTGCAATTTAGCAACTTCGCatttttgcgatttttttttttttttggccaagGCAAATATCATCGTAGGCGGTCAAGCTTGGGAGCGCTTGACGCCACGCCTTGcgcgtacttttttttgtacatgtaaatatgCACAGTGCGGGGGGAAGTATAACTCCCACTTtggcgcttttttttcaatttttcgaGAAAACGCCTCGTTGGGTAATTCCCTCACAAATGCGCTTCCAATTTGTTAAACTTCTCCTCCCATGcgagcagttttttttttttttttaaagcagaTTGATCAGATTAaagtggcatttttttttcctccaccccAATAAATAAGTACACTCCCAGCGCGTACAAATAATTTATCGAGTCGCACATACACCTGTCCCTACATGTAAATATTCGCAAAACCACACAACGTGGTTCACGTTGGGAGGAGTATGGAGGCACTTtagtagttttttttttccattttgtaaagGCACTgaaatgaaaatgtttttcacCCTTCGAAACTGCACAGGAtatgctttttatttacgtTGTTCTTCCTGCGTAGCAGGTAATGCCAAGTGAGCACTTTTTACGCGTCGCCGAGAGTACACACATGTAGGCTTGCATATGTGTACCTATCCCATCGAACGGAAGAAAAGGGTGACCCTCTAATTCCGTTTGCATCATTTCAGACCGTTTCTGCACGCTCATGTGGTAGGAGCGAAGTGTTCTCAGTAACGCGGACaggtatatgtacatgcatacTCATGTGCACGTCGTGCCGCTCTACGTGGAAACTCAAAATGGTCGTTCCTCCTTCGCGGCCTTTTAAAGCTAAGACAGCGCTTTGGCAGGCCTACTTCCCAGAGCGTCTCCGCCACCCAGGCAACaccgactttttttttttctcttttttggtAAACCTCCCAAAGTGCGCATCACCCAGTGGGTCATATGGgccaaaaaagaagaaaaaaaaaaaaaaaaaaatatatatatatatatatgtatattgcCCCGTTTGTATATCCCCACATGGATACCCCCCGCAGAGTGCcgttaaaaaatacatatgcgTAACTCGCAGAGGTGGCGGGCGCACCCCTTTAAAAGGTAGTTCCACCCACTTGTTACCACGCAGCTCCCTTACAATGCAACACtttcccaaaaaggggaaactgTGCGGTTCGTCAGAAGGCAAACGTTGGAAAAGCAGTCACCTTTTTAATGTAACCATGTGGGTGGTAACCCATCTGGACTTTGTAcatgtcatttttatta contains:
- a CDS encoding hypothetical protein, conserved (encoded by transcript PVX_122665A); this translates as MTKGTAGSQPGKPAKNKPILLNKKLLIVKSNEDIKKLIKKENPTEEEVNELKAQLESSEQKTEKKKKKNIVIPRFKICEDDETYTSKLKIFEKPPHYIRYELYKDQVTGIKLTDGSIIHYDLLKEDELFLQSLNAYINIQVNDEDFCKLIDKFEKLTGYSENKEEINLKDAIKAAADLKITLKSNVVKDIHTYWKSKRKRLGRPLLRMFWNNSQNILPHYSVFRSRVKEKMTLRKHKKKNSEIILKMQELIEDFRRLDRILRKMKQRDEKKLLLLQLNSILFDQRKNEIKDKTYVCPMWNYFKDYKMEKIYKKLKKDKYYKSFRKINKRAKSQGLCEQMNVLKINKSEYKNVVLVKRRGRSNRIWVDRKFVNELNSEDINCCDLSYTFNDFVEASLNLKKNYEEDLCNYISGRQKHIPIKLGIKSGDIKNLDSNFFSNQRNGEQQPGGDGAGVAAAEIGTAEIGTVGTVDTSTAGIATSAFGDGGILFEKYEEMKREKKKRKRKKDPQNAADAADAADAANTANAVASTSCDPVNAFSPQPVEDESAASHRYANVTTGASAEGSHNYLDYPSNCNNQTEESRFSNFMCSKEDAELIGSSSLWGKYHANTNDASNGKSKPYEDDSPYALMSLSNDKVESALNESKLISNADANNKNESANSVHSSEQASYNKALFQFDDLINPQLNRDNYIFCLSKYACVQKRILFYLENMLNFDTFNFKSKKRETGASAPQGGPSSAAPAELPPDGENVDAVREAEPPDVQAVQAVQAAVASVEPSDKPEGGGVEAGVPDPAEVPKIDPHNK